The window tttttttcaatttaaaaaatatcatattattaataaccatatttaaaaaaaaattaaataagacaAATAAAAGACAAAGTGAGAATATAGAGAATTATATGATTGAGTGTGTTAGATGGGTTGTTAGATGGGTTATGATAAaccattagaaaaaaaaaaattattactcATTCAACCCTTCTAACCCATTGTAACCCACTTAATTCCACATTTCATGGGTTAGATGGATTGAAATTTGGTGGGCTATAATAACCCAACCaattttgaacacccctaataGGTCGGCTTGGAGCCAAATCTAATGGACTTTCCTATAAAAATACTGAATCGAAACCCAGTACAACCCGCTATTAATTTACACAGACTCAAATTGAATTGTGTTcgagcttaaaaatcaaatttcaaactCAATCCATATAATCtcacttaaaaaatatataaataatctttaattataaaacataaaattaatactaaaaagtaaaaaattaatatataaatatataaattcacTAACTAATATTAATATgacataaaaaaagaaatattattATGGCAGGTCGGGCTAGGCCGGCCTATACTCTTTTTTATCAatttacttttatggacaagtttagagagctgataatacgaaataagcaagtttagggagctggtgagatacttgcaaagttcagggaaccAATCTATTATTTGGGATAAGTTCAGGGAACTGATAATGTATTAGCCATTATGAATTAAcgaaatagtaataataaaccataaataaattaataccATCCATTCACCCAAAAATTAAAAACCTAAGTTGTTGCACATGGGAAATTCATGAATaggaagagaaaatataattttttgaaaAGAGGAAGAGCAAATACATTAACAAATTATTAGATATAAACTTTCAATTAAACGCATTTTACGATGAAAAACTAATTGAGCTGAATCGAACCAAATTTAGATCAGAAAATTAACGAGTTCAAGTTTGAGTTCAATATTCTGTTCGTAAGAGGAGTTTTATTCACAAGAAGTTTATTAATTCACTTCATAAACTATGCCACACGAACAAttcattaattattttgatttgaaatttctttaacataaaaatatatagttttgaaatctataaaataaaagtttatagAAAACTACGTTGTTTAACATTTCCTCCTTTAtggaaattgaaaaaaaaaaaatcgaaccaaTGTAACTCACGGGCATTTTcataaacattataatcgaACTTACTCATGAATCTATAATCGAGTCTGCTCGCAAGCTTTGGAGTCTTGCTTCGCCATGCTCAAtcgcggctcgtttacaaatggAGCTGAATACAAACGAACTACTTTTATCGAGCAGCTCGGTTTCCCTAATTTTAATCTTCcaatttcgaagaaattgaTCCTGATTGCTGGTAATTGAATCCAGCCATGAACTGCAGGTTGGACACTTTCAGGAAATTAAATTGGAGAACTGCAATAATCAAATCATGACTTTGTAGAAAAGAGATGAAACAAAAAAGGCATTACTTGAAAATTTAAAACTCATCCGACCCCAGGATTTTCTCTAATGTCAATAATGCTAATTAGTACCTATAAAAAGGTTTGGTTAAAAATAATCACGgtagtttttatttttgtttgccATGATTAGTTGAAACCGGTAAAACAATCACTGGTTTCTTATTTTATAAAGACTCCGGTTATTGAATAACTAGAGTCATAGACTTAAAATATCGATAAATTGAGACCGGTTATGCATTAACCGTTCTTGTGACACTGGTTTTTATTTAATCGGTATCAATTGGTGTGCGAACCTCTCCTTTCAATGCTCTTCAATCCCATTTCAAATGGTTCACGTTGAACATTAATTTCTCGTCCGTCACTTttcgttttgagtttataatataccgtTAAAAAAATCTCTCATAACATAGAATATGTTGACGTATTTCAAGTTATTTTAAACTTCATTTATCTATTATAGATTTAAGTTtcaagttgacaaaaaaaaccaaaatttgtttataattggtttggatatatataatttagaaaaataattttaaattaattatatataaatattattatttatttattacgttatTCAGTCCTACCAATCTGAACCATTTGGTCCGACTAAGTGACTCGTGACCCATTTATAAATTCCGTCTGATATCATGCCCGGTTCTAATAACATTGATTAAAAGAGTACTATTCATTTCTTTTgcgttaaaaattatatttttttacatttcaatAATAAGACTTTTACAGTTtctttaaaaataaatcaaacctaaaaaaatattttcaaactgtttaaaaatataaattgtagaatgtaaataaaataaataatactctattatattaatctaatttttatgtccaaattaattttttttattacaggGGCTTAATATGatacaaataaaagattaaaagtTTAGCCTAACCTAGAAGGGTTTAAAATATTAAGATAAAAGATTACTTGCAGAAtcacaaaaattaaaataactaGACGTTTTTCTATGTTTATGGTCTAGGTGGACTATGTTAAAGTTGAattaatgtatttttatttttattttatttttaaaggttATTtacctaatttatttattttattgaatttgttaaactaataaattattacaTATGAATTTTCATGGGTGAAGAAATAAGGAAATTATTTTTCCCATTTCAAATGGAAAACCTTCCATGTATATACATGTATAATATTTGATCATAACCAGAATTTGAAATACTTTTTGTAAAACAACAACAAACCTCTATTTGCCAACTTTTAAACTAatttgttttataaacatactaCAAGCCTTTAATTACAGTATTTTAAACACAAATCCCAAGTAATGTTTACATATTggcaaaacataaataattaattttggtGAAATTAATCCATGAATTGATGGTTAATAATTAGAAGTGGCAAAAGTACACACGACAAAAAATCAACACGCAATTTTAGTATTTGGGTTAAGCTTAATAGATAATGTATCATTTTTGACACGAAATTGACACGCAAATTTTTGGATTGGATTAGGGTTGATATGCTAACCcgaaaatgaaatgaaatgacacgaatatttaaaactattgttatattctctcatgtttttatatgtcactttattaataaagataataaaattataattattacttgcaaatgTATTTTGaacctcctaaattgttataaacacattatatGACCTCCTAATATGATATTAACGGACTTTTTAATGGttagtgttaacatactaatataaaaatgacataaaatatttaaaattagtatcatatcttcttatttttaaaagttaGCGACTCCTACCTTTCAAGAGATAACGATGAATTCTGTGAGCCCAGATAATATGGTACGTGAGTTACATTTACCCGAACATGTTAGGTTAACACGATTATGACATGAAAGTTTTTAAATTGGGTTTGGATTTGCTCTTTTTAACAcaaacccgaaatgacacgacacgaacacgataaCTGTCGGGTCAAATCAATCCAAATGAAAACAACCAATTCAATTATATAGATATCTATGGATTGGACTAGTTATTAACAACCACTCAATGAAAAAATTTCCTTGATTGGATtacattgatttttttaatccaATAATTACTAGATTGACCCATGAACAACCCTAAACACAACTAAGGTTGCAAACGGGACAAGGTAGGAATGAGTACTGCTGCGTCTGTCCTTGTCTATATGGGGAATCCTCATCCCCATTTATAAAATAAGGAAAACATAATTCTCATCCCCATCCCCGCCCACGTGGGGATTAGGATCTCCATGAGGATTCCCGTCCTCCATTTCTCATATAAGTAGTTTGTAAAATATAATCTATAAAACATATACAGTACTTGGTACTTAATACGTgatttgcctcctgaacttgtccaaaaagtttgattgccccctgaactttcaaagtgttccgatagcccctgaacttgcataaaatgttcagttaactctctgaacttgcgtaaaatgtaatcaattgatcattcagttgcaaaaaagtaagttaaatgcggaaaatatatTCCATGCgtctttaaaaaaaagtaaaacaatcaagatccGGAGGTATGcggttgtaatattagagaatacaaggtttatagttgtgcaagtaataactttatttttaatctattcttgaattatgtaataacattctaagccatgtggaatacatcttccgcatttaacttacttttttgcaatcgagtgatcaattgattacattttacgcaagttcagggagctaactgaacattttatgcaaattcaagGGGCTattgggacactttgaaagttcaggggggccaatcaagctttttggacaagatcaaggggcaaatgatgtattaagccaagttacaataataataattcctAAGTAATACATCAAGCTgccaaatataaaaataatatctaaaagaCCATATAAACTACATAGGGGTATAGATCCCCGTAGGGGGGAGAGAGATCCCCATCCTTGTCTGTCAAGAATTTTTTTCCCTATTCCCGTTCCATAGAGGAAATATATGGGGATTCTCTGCCCCCCATTGCGGACGGATAATCTCCGTAGTGTTTGCAACTCTAAACACAACTACAAGGTCTAACTCCTTACTAAAGACCAAGATATAAAGAACATGTTTGTTAGTTTCAGATCTAGGACACTTATCTGGCACATACATGAAAAGTAAGCAGATGAAACTACAAAGTAAATACAGttttaaaaggaaaaaagcCTGCATTAAGAAGATTTACatgtgaaaatggatatatTAGAAAGCACTCTACAGACCGCTGGTCTCGTTTTTGCTTCTATAGTTGAACATTTTTATGGAATTACAGGGAGAAATAATAGCTCTTTACTCTAATGCTTTAAAAAGGTAATTCCATGGAAACTATAGGGGTGGAAAttaatgaaaaaagaaaattagtaaAAGCCTTTACCTGGAATGTTGCAGAGAGATTGTATAACTTTCTATCGCTGTCGTGTTAGCTTCCCAATAGAGTGTAGATACACGGACACAGAGACGACACTGCAGAAAAATAAAAGAGGCTAGTCAGGTCTATTCTTGAGCAGCAATAACAGCAGTGCAGGATTCTATTCATGCTCGCATTACAGGAGAATTAGAAAGGCTGATTCATAGACAACAGATAAGGTAAATAAAGCAAGTGATAAACGCAGCTTACATCGAACCAAGGAAGAAAGCAAGCGACAGATGAAATCCGAAAAGAAAAACAGAGACAACTGCTGTTAGAAGCATTGCCACTGAAGTAGCATACACCTGCACAACATTTGATAGTCAAACGAGTATTACCATCAATTTAATGAAAATAGGATGGCAAGGTTATCAATATGCTGTGCAAATATAAATTGGAATTAATAGATACTTTTTTACCTTTACAATATTATCTGCATACTTCATTACCATTGATACAGCAATACCACTGCAGAGAGAATACATGATCACACATAAATTCAAGCATTTGAAAGATAAAAAGAAACTGATGCAACTTGTTTATGTCAAATAGCGATGTGAAGCATGATATTAATCAACAATATCTTGTTCAACTGGCTGATGAAAGATTGACATCCTTAACACCATGTGACACAAGAATACAAACGTCCGACAAAAGAAGATTTAAGTAATCTCAGTTATGCATTATGCTTTTGTTTGTTCATACCCATATCGGTCATATAAGATATTGCAAACTTTATAGTTTTCTCTCAAACCCCCTGACAGCAAGTCCTTTCTTAATATATAAGATGAAAGATCTCAAAGCAGaataaaattactcaaaataatGTAATAATAGCGTCATTTTTTATGTTGCTGGTGTTGAACCCAAATGAGCTACCACCTGCATTTGCTGCAGGTAACAAGTTCAGCTGTGCTCTGCTGAATGATCAATTAATAGTTGatcatattaatataaaatatccAACCATGATACCTCTTGTAATATGTTGTTGGATAGCACTACTCACGTCTAGCAGAGCATTTTTCAGCTTCCCAAAACAACTATTAAGACTAACCTTTCTAACGAGAAAGGAACACAAACAAGCAATCAAGTATTGATAAATTTGAATACACCAGAAAAGAGCATACGAACCTGAGTGCATGATTAAGAATCATGAGAACTGTAATCAATGTATATCCATGGAAGAACCCCCTGTTGTTAAATTAAATAATCTTAGTATACCATTGTGAAGAGTAACAAAGCATTTAAATCTAACAAAACCACAAAGTTAAAAGATATAGGCATTATCATATAGGTAGTTTTAAAGAGTGGATTAAGGAGATCCCAAACACAAACACAGATTAGACAAAGACAGCATTTTTTCGAAGCATAAAGTAACAAACTTTTCCAACTTTACTTGTTCATGACTGCATCAAAATCTTGAATCAAAATGGCCATGGCATTGAAGATCATCCCAAAGACATATAACCAGAAGTTCTGCACGTTGATGTTTCTTGAAGGACGCTTTTTTATTATAGCCTGCCAAAACCAAAACGCATCAGCTGTATAACCATTCAACTGACCAGTCCAAATCCCAGAAAGGGACAGATTCAAGATGGGCATGACTTCAAGGCTCAGTTGCCCATGTAGCCCTGCCCTCCCAGCCTGGATAATTTTCTTACTttgaaaataatgataaataaaaaaccAAGCTCAGACCCAATCTAGTGAGTATAAACAAAGCATGAACCGATGATTTACACTTTTCTCACAACTCTAGGAACTTAAGGTATACTTCATACAAACCTCAGTGTATACTCCAGCAAAACCGCTTAAAAGTGCCATTATCTACAAAGAAATCACTGTCCATAAGCATAACAACTTAGagaaataacaaaagaaaaagtCATTTTTAAACACGTGTCGACAATCACTGTATATAAGGACTTACAATTGCCATTACCCAACCCTGATAGGATGTTTGAAGAACATGATCAGAACTGTAAAAAGAAAATAGTTTGTCAAGCAGTGAATCACAaaaaagtttaagtttaaaacAAAGATAATACATAAATATAAAGGGAACAATTCCAAGAGACTCTAAGGATTAGATTTTGATAACCATTCCCTACAAGTCCCAGTCCAATCCCAACCCACCAGAATATTAAACAGGGGGctcctatttcaaaaattatctaCCTAATTAAACACTGATTCACAAGGGGATGCCTATTTGTAGCTCAAAATTGTAAACATTGTACCAATATATGATAGTAGAAAAGGTTATAAATTGCTTTATCTCATGAACATGAGATAGATTAATGCCGTATATCTGGTAAGGAGCAGCTATATAACAATCCTAAGAAACTGAAAACTAGGTAGGGATCGATCTTACGAAGGATTCAATTGTGCTGTGGTACATCCAGCGCATAATAGAATGAAAGCTGCCCATTGAATCTCACTTAACCTGAAGAGATATATATTCATTAGAAAACTGAACCAGACATCAATCTATTGGATCTTGGTTTTAAATTACATTCTAACAGAAATGATTACATGCATGATGAGAAACAGAAAATACTTACTTCCTCTTAAGTATCATTTGATATAGAATGCCAGTGCTGATAATATTAAGGTTCTTGAGTATCTGATAACCCGGAGCGTCAACATAGGCAAAGATGTAATACTGCCAAGAAAATTGGAAAGAACAAACCGTGAGATACTTGAGAAGAACTCAGTTATGCTGCTATACATGAACTGAAAGCAAAAAACAATTAGCAGAACCCACCTGGAGCAAATTCTTGAAAAGGTACAATGCTGCAGGAATGGGATAAACACTGACTTCATCCAAAGTTGTACTCAATCTAGTTGAATGGGAAGATTCACAAAACACAAGTATTTACACGAGCTtagtaaatatttaaaaatgagGAAGGTATTAGTTTTagcaataaaatcattcaacaaaATAACCCGGAAACAATTCTTTTCT of the Euphorbia lathyris chromosome 7, ddEupLath1.1, whole genome shotgun sequence genome contains:
- the LOC136201149 gene encoding CMP-sialic acid transporter 2-like, encoding MDKDSGSSDIEGLRGKSPLAPLRNGGGSKWKRKSIVTLALTVLTSSQAILIVWSKRAGKYEYSVTTANFLVETLKCVLSLAALTRIWNIEGVTEDNRLSTTLDEVSVYPIPAALYLFKNLLQYYIFAYVDAPGYQILKNLNIISTGILYQMILKRKLSEIQWAAFILLCAGCTTAQLNPSSDHVLQTSYQGWVMAIIMALLSGFAGVYTEAIIKKRPSRNINVQNFWLYVFGMIFNAMAILIQDFDAVMNKGFFHGYTLITVLMILNHALSGIAVSMVMKYADNIVKVYATSVAMLLTAVVSVFLFGFHLSLAFFLGSIVVSVSVYLHSIGKLTRQR